The sequence GAATAATTCCACCAACACCAGTCGCCGCTCCTTCATACGGCTCAACAGCAGATGGATGATTGTGACTTTCCGCTTTAAAAACAACTGCTTGACCATCACCGATATCCACGATTCCTGCGCCTTCTCCAGGACCTTGTAAGACTTGAGGTCCGTGTGTTGGAAATTTGCTTAGTACTGGCTTTGAATTTTTATAAGAACAGTGTTCACTCCACATCACAGAAAATAGTCCTGTTTCTGTATAATTTGGCATACGATGCAGGATATCTTCTTCAATCATGCGATATTCTTCATCCGTTAAGCCCCATTCAGAATACATTCGCAAATTTTTAATTTCCTGAGGTGTAGGCTCTTTCACTTTCATCATCCATTTGCCCTAACCTTTCCATAATTTTTAATGATAGATTTGAAAAAAATCAACCCATCATTAGAACCAAGTAAACTTTCAACTGCACGTTCTGGATGAGGCATCATTCCTAAAACATTGCCTTTTTCGTTGATGATTCCCGCGATATTTTCCAAACTACCATTGGGATTTTCATCAGCATAAGTAAAAACAATTTGCTGATTTGCCTTCAACTGTTTCAAAGTGACCTCATCACAATAATATTTCCCTTCCCCATGGGCTACTGGTAGCTGAATAATTTCGTTTTTTTGATATTCTGAGGTGAATTTGGTCTGATTATTTGCTACATTTAAACGAACTGTTCTGCAAACGAAATGAAGGGAATCATTTCGAAGTAAAGCACCAGGTAAAAGACCTACTTCTGTTAATATTTGAAAACCATTACACGTGCCAAATACAGGTTTCCCCTCATCAGCAAAACGAATCACTTCTTGAATCACTTTTGAAAAACGAGCAATTGCACCACATCTAAGATAATCTCCATATGAAAATCCCCCTGGAATTAATACCCCGTCAAATCCAACTAAACTATCTGCATCATGTCTTACGTATTCAGCTTCTTCACCTAAAATATCTTTGACTGCCCAGAGTAGATCCATATCACAATTTGATCCTGGAAAAACAATCACTGCAAATTTCATCTTAAACTTCCTCTCTAATCTCATATCGATAGGTTTCCATGTTCACATTGGCAAGCAATTTATCACAGATTTCTTCGATTACAATTTCAATTGGTCTGTTTGTTTTTCTAACTTTTATTTCAAAATACTTTCCAATACGAATCTCTTCAATTTCCCTAACTCCTAGACGATGAACGGCTCCTTTAACTGCTTCCCCTTGAGGATCTAAGACAGAATCTTTATAGGTAACATACACTTTTACATCATACATATAAAACAACTCTCCTTTATTTTTAATGGGGTACTTGCTTTAAGCGGTCTAAAACTTCTTGATAAACTGGAATAAGCTCTCCCAAATTTCTGCGATAAACATCTTTATCTAAATGATCATTTGTCTTTTCATCCCATAGACGGCAAGTATCTGGCGTAATTTCATCTGCTAATAATATTGTTCTGTCATTGTTTTTACCAAACTCAATTTTAAAGTCAATCAGGCGGATGCTAACTTTCTTAAATAACTCAATCAACACTTGATTGATCTTATAGGCTTCCTCTTTTATCGTGTCTATTTCTTTCTCAGTTGCAATTTTTAAAATTTTAACATGGTCATCATTGATGATTGGATCGTCAAGGTTATCATCTTTGTAGTAAAATTCTAAAACAGGAAATTCGAGCAATTGTCCTTCTGGGATAGCTAGGCGTTTGGCAAAACTGCCAGCAGAAACATTTCTAACGACAACTTCAAGTGGAATCATCTTCAGCGCCTCTACCAATTGTTCGTGTTTCGATATTTTTTCAATAAAATGATTTTTCACCCCATTTTGCTTAAAATGCTCAAAAATTAGTGATGTGATTTGATTATTTAAGACTGCTTTCCCTTGTACAATATCTTTACGAATGCCGTTTAATGCAGTTGCTTGATCTAAATATACTACTCTTAATATCTTCGGATCATCTGTCGTGTATAATTTTTTAGCTTTTCCCTCATATAATAGTGTATTATCTCTCACTAGTCATGACACTCCTTTTCCGTACATTATAAACACTTAACACCATATTAGTTCGTCTATTCATTTTCAGTTTAACAAGGTCATTACAAACCGTCAACTATTTATTAACAATAATCGCGAAACAACTAAACAATGTTCGTGTTTAATGTTTTTTAAATTATAAATATTAAGAATTCCTGTAAGCATTTACAACTATTAAGAAAAATGGTATGCTGATCGAAACTAGATTTATAGAATATTCACGCTTAAACTTTTTACTACCAGTGATGTTTTTTTAGGAGGGAACACAGGAATGACTAGCGATTACGATAGTTTGGCGCAGGATTTTTTGACAGGATTGATACCTGAAGAAAGAACAAAATTGTATAATGATTTACTAGCATTAGAAGAAGTTCACAAATTAAATCAACATAGTTCTTACTACACATTTAAAAACTTAAAACGAGCTGTTCATCGTCATTCAGAAAGACGTAAACGGACGTTTCGTTATATGAATAGTTTTAATAACGAATTAATTATACATCAAATTCATGAGCAGCATTTTTTCAAAAATAAATATTGTATACACGTTTACTTTAATTCACAAGAATATAATTACCTATTTATTGACTGCTTGCTCTCTGTTTTAAAAGCACCAACCTCTAGACCGATGCGTAACTTCCAAGAAATTTCAATTTGAAAACTAAAACAAACTATAATATAACGAAGAGAATAGCTTGAAACCGGGATGTTGAAGAACAAAATGCTTATATTCTAAATGCTTATTTTGTCTTTCTGAAAAAATGAGTACTGTTACTAATGAAACCGAATGGATCATGATTCCAGAAGAAACAAGCATTTCTGAACCATCAATAATTGAACAAACGTATTTCATTGATCATTATTTTAACAGCTATGTCGAAATATTTTAAACAAAAAAATAGTAGTGAACTCACAAGAAATCGCGAGTTTACTACTATTTTTTTAACTCAGGCTAAGCCCACACGTTCAAAAATAATATCAACATTTTTCAAATGATAATTATAATCAAACGCATCGTCTAATTCTTCTGTCGATAAAATCGAGGTGATTTTTTCATCAGCCTCAAGTAATGGTCTGAACGCTGTTTGATGATCCCAAGCAAAAGCTGTTTTCGGCTGTATCAAATCGTACGCAGCTTCTCTGGTCATACCATGGTCGATCAACTTTAACAAGACACGTTGACTATAAATCAAGCCGTAAGTTGCATCCATATTTCGCTTCATATTTTCAGGAAATACCGTTAAATTTTTTACGATATTAGCAAAACGATTCAGCATATAATCAAGTAAAATAGTTGTGTCTGGAATAATAATTCGTTCCGCTGATGAATGTGAAATGTCACGCTCATGCCACAATGTGACATTTTCGTAGGCTGTCACCATATGACCACGTATCACACGAGCAAGCCCCGTCATATTTTCAGAACCAATTGGATTACGTTTATGCGGCATCGCAGACGAACCTTTTTGACCCTTTGAAAAGAATTCTTCTACTTCTCTAGTTTCTGACTTTTGCAAGCCACGAATTTCTGTCGCAAATTTCTCAATACTAGTTGCAATCAAAGCCATTGCTGATAAGTATTCTGCGTGTAAATCACGAGGCAACACTTGGGTAGAAATTTCTTGTGCTCGAATCCCTAAATGCTCACAAACATATTCTTCAACAAAAGGTGAGATATTCGCAAATGTTCCCACAGCTCCACTGATTTTCCCAGCTTCTACACCTTTCGCCGCATGCTCAAAACGTTCAACATTACGTTTCATTTCAGAATACCATAATGCCAATTTCAACCCAAACGTTGTTGGTTCAGCATGTACACCATGGGTACGCCCCATCATTACTGTATGTTGATGTTCTTTCGCTTTTTCACGAATGATTGCAGTAAACTTCTTTAGATCTTCTCGTAAAATATCATTTGCTTGTTTCAGTAAGTAGCCATAGGCTGTATCAACAACATCTGTGCTAGTCAAACCATAATGAACCCATTTACGCTCTTCACCTAACGTTTCTGATACAGCACGAGTAAACGCAACTACGTCGTGTCTTGTTTCTGCTTCGATTTCTAATATCCGCGCTACATCAAACGACGCATTTTCGCGAATTTTTTGTACATCTTCTTTCGGGATATCACCTAATTCAGCCCATGCTTCGTCTGCTAAGATCTCAACTTCTAACCAAGCGTTGTAGCGGTTTTCATCTGTCCAAATAGCGCCCATTTCAGGTCGTGTATAACGATCGATCATTCGATTATTTGCTCCTTTTTAATCCCAAATATTGGTTTGATAGATTTCTTCTAATGTTTCAAAAATATCTTCTGTTAAAACAGTAATATGGCCCATTTTTCTGCCTTTTTTCGCTTCAGCTTTCCCGTAGTAATGAAAGTGCCAATCTGGTTTTTCAGAAATCAAATCCATTGTCTCATACACTTCATTCCCTATAATATTGACCATTACCGCTTCGGATAAAAGTTCAATATCCGGCAAAGGCCAACCACAAATACCGCGAATATGAGCATCAAATTGACTTGTGGAACACGCTTCAATCGAATAATGTCCTGAATTGTGCGGTCTTGGTGCTAGTTCATTGACATAAATACCACCATCGCTTGTCAGAAACATCTCCACAGCCAAAGTGCCAGCCAAATCAACCGCTTCTGCAATGACACGGGCAATGCGCTGTGCCTCTTCGACCACGTCATCATTCACCCTCGCTGGTGC is a genomic window of Enterococcus haemoperoxidus ATCC BAA-382 containing:
- the purQ gene encoding phosphoribosylformylglycinamidine synthase subunit PurQ, translated to MKFAVIVFPGSNCDMDLLWAVKDILGEEAEYVRHDADSLVGFDGVLIPGGFSYGDYLRCGAIARFSKVIQEVIRFADEGKPVFGTCNGFQILTEVGLLPGALLRNDSLHFVCRTVRLNVANNQTKFTSEYQKNEIIQLPVAHGEGKYYCDEVTLKQLKANQQIVFTYADENPNGSLENIAGIINEKGNVLGMMPHPERAVESLLGSNDGLIFFKSIIKNYGKVRANG
- the purS gene encoding phosphoribosylformylglycinamidine synthase subunit PurS, with translation MYDVKVYVTYKDSVLDPQGEAVKGAVHRLGVREIEEIRIGKYFEIKVRKTNRPIEIVIEEICDKLLANVNMETYRYEIREEV
- the purC gene encoding phosphoribosylaminoimidazolesuccinocarboxamide synthase, translating into MRDNTLLYEGKAKKLYTTDDPKILRVVYLDQATALNGIRKDIVQGKAVLNNQITSLIFEHFKQNGVKNHFIEKISKHEQLVEALKMIPLEVVVRNVSAGSFAKRLAIPEGQLLEFPVLEFYYKDDNLDDPIINDDHVKILKIATEKEIDTIKEEAYKINQVLIELFKKVSIRLIDFKIEFGKNNDRTILLADEITPDTCRLWDEKTNDHLDKDVYRRNLGELIPVYQEVLDRLKQVPH
- the purB gene encoding adenylosuccinate lyase; this translates as MIDRYTRPEMGAIWTDENRYNAWLEVEILADEAWAELGDIPKEDVQKIRENASFDVARILEIEAETRHDVVAFTRAVSETLGEERKWVHYGLTSTDVVDTAYGYLLKQANDILREDLKKFTAIIREKAKEHQHTVMMGRTHGVHAEPTTFGLKLALWYSEMKRNVERFEHAAKGVEAGKISGAVGTFANISPFVEEYVCEHLGIRAQEISTQVLPRDLHAEYLSAMALIATSIEKFATEIRGLQKSETREVEEFFSKGQKGSSAMPHKRNPIGSENMTGLARVIRGHMVTAYENVTLWHERDISHSSAERIIIPDTTILLDYMLNRFANIVKNLTVFPENMKRNMDATYGLIYSQRVLLKLIDHGMTREAAYDLIQPKTAFAWDHQTAFRPLLEADEKITSILSTEELDDAFDYNYHLKNVDIIFERVGLA